Genomic segment of Jaculus jaculus isolate mJacJac1 chromosome 6, mJacJac1.mat.Y.cur, whole genome shotgun sequence:
CACCGAAGTGGGGGATGGCTGTAGTGATATCATATCTCAGTGCTAAGACGGAGGGGCTGTTGGAAGGCTGGGATGATCCACAGTCGGAGGTGCGGTGGGGAAGAAGGCCTGTGGGATGAGCAGGAAACAGGGCAAGAGGATGAGACAGACCTATGGGCGTGTGAAGGAGGAGGCTTGCTGGTAGCGGACCAGAGGCTGACAGGAAAGTACTCCATCTAGAGGTGGGATACAGGAAAATGCACAGCCAGGCCAGAGACCTGGGATGAGAAGGGGGAGCCAGCATCCTTCTAGGTGGAAGATGGAGGACCAAGACAGGACACAACAGAGAAGGGGGTGGGGCGAGTCAGTAGGGAAGGGCTCCTCAGATTCCCCGATATCGACGCGACGGCACGGGACACCGAGGGGACTCTAGGGTGAGAAAGGAACAGGGCACCGGAGAGGGCCCCGGGTGGAGGACACCATCAGGTCGCTTGGGAAAACAGACCAGGAGGGGACGACCGCCTGGAGCAAGACACAGGGGTGGGTAAGGCAGAGAACCACCCAGCGCACCTTGCCGCGTAGGGCCTTCCTCCAACGCGGCTCCCACTCCGGCGGCTCCGGGCCCGCGGCCGTGCGGCAGGCGGCGCACAGCGGGTCCCCGTCTTCCCGGCACAGAAGCTGCAGCGCCGCCTCGCTGGCCGGGCCGTCGCGCGCGGGCGCCGCGGCCGCCTCCTCCAGCGCCAGCAAGCGGCGGCTGAGCGGCGGGCGGCTGGGCTCCACAGCGCGCTGCCAGCAGTCGTCGGCGCACTCCGGGCACGGGAACGGCCCGTCCTCCTCTGCCCAGAAGCGCACCACGCACGCCCGGCAAAAGCGGTGGCCGCAGTCGGCGCGCACCGGCTCCCGGGGCGCGCGCTGGCACAGGGCGCACACGGCCTCGGCGGGGAGCGCCATGGCTGCGGGCGGAGAGAGGGCAGAAGGGCCTGGGAACGGCCGGAGCGCACCGCCGAAAACGAGCTGCAAGCGACGGCTCAGGCGCACACTACGCCAGCGCCGGggacgcgcgcgcgcgcgcagggCGGGGCTCGGAAGAGCTCGAACGTCCGGGTCCTGACAGCTGCTCAGATCTCCGGATCCCTGCAGCTGCGCGCTCCTCCAGCCAGGTCCTGGCTGCTGCGCGCTCCTCCAGCCAGGTCCTGACTGCTGCGCGCTCCTCCAGCCAGGTCCTGACTGCTGCGCGCTCCTCCAGCCAGGTCCTGACTGCTGCGCGCTCCTCCAGCCAGGTCCTGACTGCTGCGCGCTCCTCCAGCCAGGTCCTGACTGCTGCGCGCTCCTCCAGCCATGTCCTGCAGGTCGTAGCAGTCCGGTAATCAGAACCCAGGTCCATGGCCCGGGCgtcaattacaggtcagcctgggctggagcaagaccctaccttgaaaaacaaacaaacaaacaccccgCGCAGACTGGGAAAGTATGTTATTTTACTGGCATGTGGGGATTTAGCCTAGGCTGTCATATCTAGCAGAGTTCTTCCCCAACCcatctttaattttgaaataaggtcttcgTAAATTGCCCAAGATGAACCcccttctgtagcccaggcaaacctTGTATTTAGCCTCctgctttggcctcccaagtagaTGGGATTACAAACCTGAAGGCCACCAGGCCTAACTCCAAAAAGAGTTCCTGTTGGCTCATGGATTTGTCCCAGGATGAGGGGCCTTATCTGATGATGGTCTTGTAACTACAGAATCCCAGGGTGATGTAGGGAGGGCATCACATGACCAAATATAGGGAACAGCATGGAAACTGAGCTCGTCTGACTTTTAGGCAGATGCCCTCTCTCCAAAGATAACCTAGCACGTTAGTCCTTTAATAGCAGGAATGGGTTAATCCAATCACGATTGCAGAACCCTGAGGGAGATCATACTGcttattctaaaataataatcGTTGGCCAGCAGGATCAATAACGAGGCTAGTGTCAGTGTGAAGAACACAGTAGTTGGGAGACGCCACCGCAGGAGCATTTTCTGTGTCAGGTGGCAGTGGTCTCTGACCAGAGCTGTGGTTCCAGCAGAACCTTTGGAGATAGTCGTTGACACCAGGCATACCTTTGTGAGATCCCTGCTTTGTATATATCCCAGATATATAAATTTTTGCTTAGggcttataaaaaaatattccatgacttCTGTGGGAGATGTTAAAGAGATATCTACTCACCCCAGAGAGGATCCACCAGATCAGAGCCCAGTTTGGTGAGCCTGTGAGGCCATCGGGGTGACTTACAGAAGCAGATGTGACTAAAAAGCAGCTGCATCACAGACAAGCCCCACCTCAGCATGGGTGCCGCATTGGAGTCTCCAACCCCGACAGTGTTCAGTGTTCCATTTCGTACATACTCAACTGAGAGTCCACCGAGACCAAGCACAGGGAGTGGATGGCCAGAATCTCAGTTGAGGGTCAGGTGAAACCCTCTCCTTCTGTGAGGGAGTGCGAGCAGTTGGGTTGCCATTATCAAAGACCCAGCTGTCTCTGTGTTACTTTGTTTCTTGACTTCTGACCAAGAAATCCTGTAGGTTGTCACTCTGCTCCATGATGGCTGGTGATCATGTTAGGCCCAGAGGAAATTGCTTGACTCCAGCCAAGACTAACTGCATtttatgggcaggagagatggctcagcagttaagacacttgcttgcaaagcttgatagcccaggttcaattctacaatacccacgtaaagccagatgtgcaaagtggcatatgcatctggtgtttgtttgcagtaacaagaggcacTAGTGTgctaaatcaatctctctctcacagttctctccctctgcttgcaaataaatttaaaaaaaaattttaagtgactgcatttcatttatttggctTTTATTCTCtatcgaggtaggttttcactctagctcaggctgacctggaattcactatgtactctcaggatggcctcgaactcactgcaatcctcctatgtttgtgtcccaagtgctgggattaaaggcatgcactaccacacccagcatgactGCATGTTGATTGATGGGTTTTCACTGTGGTACTGACTTCTTGATCTGTTGGCATCACTATTCCTGAATTACAAAGCAAAACCTGGGTTGGAGATGTggatcagtggctaaggcatttgcctgcaaaacctaatgaccggagtttgattccccagtacccatgtaaagccagatgcacagtgacatatgcatctagaattcatttgcactggctggaggccctagcacccctctctctctatttctctctcctctctatttctctctgcttgcaaataaataaaatatacttttaaaaagcaaaacctatatttatttatttgcaaggatagagagaaaaagagagaaggagggagggagggagggagggagagaatgggcacaccagagcctcttgccactgcaaaggaactccagatgtattctccactttgtatatctggctttatgtgagtactggggaatcaaactcgggcttTCCAAACAAGCGTCTtaaaaccattgagccatctctccagccctccaaacctatattttaaaaaagggcaaCAAAGCCTAAGTGAGAGATATATAGCAAGTCTGGCTGCAGACCTAGGTGTGTGAATGGAGTGCGTGTGGTCCTGTGCATAGCCAGGGCTTACATGATATAAGTATCCAGGAACCTGAATGTTCCAACACACAAGGGCAGAAAGGTGAACTGGTTGAAAGGAGATCAACAGGGGAGGTACCTGGTGCCAGTGGGCGATCATCAATTGATCAATTGTTTTCTGCTACTGTGGCTCAATTCTGCAgactagaaaataataaaataaaataaagtaataaaataaaatggaggcagaggtaggaggatcactgtgagttcaaggcaagcttgagactacatagtgaattcctggccaacctgggtcagagtaagaccctaccttggaaaacaaaacaaaacaaaacccaaacaagcAGAAAAGCTTTTCTGGGCTCCTGAGGCTTCAAGGTCCAAGGTTAAGGGGATGTACCTAAAATGAGAGCCTTCTTGCTGGTGAGGGCTCTGCCAAGTCCCAAAGCATTTAAGGTGTCACATGCAGATAGGACCGAGCAGCAGAGAGCTGTAATCCATTAGTTCATGAATGGGTGAATCCAGTCACAAGACCTGGGTCAGCTTGTAGCTGGAGTTTCCGGATAAAAGTCTTATCTCTGGCACTCACAACAGGCTCAAATGGGTTTCAACATGCCATTTAAAACATGAGAAATggtgaaaagcagagagaggagatttAACCAACTCACTGGGAAAAGGAACAGATAAAGGGATCCAGAGGCATCAACTTTGTCTTCTGGGGTGAGTTTTAGGTTTacatagagaaagaattgggGCAAAGGGCAAGAGACATCCATAATTAACCAGTTCTAATTCAGATTTGGTGTTGCCCATTACTGTCTCAGCTCCAGTCCAACAAATTGCTAATCCACTAATCCCTCTCAGCACCGAGGGGGCCAATCTGGCACCTACAAAATGATCTGCTCCAGGGCACAGCCTCTCTATCACaaataattgttttcatttggggGGGTGGCTGTGCCCTGTAAGAATTTGCTGTGTCTGAAATCCAAGGTGGCTACAGGTTTAGGGCAGTGACTTAACTCTCTGTGACTTCATCCTTGGAGGAGAGGATGAGATAGGTTAGGTAGACAGACACTTGAATGATTGCTGTGCTGAGCTGCAGAGGTGAGCAGGTGACCCAAAATAAAGGCGATTGGCCCAAAGTGAAGGCAGGGATTGCCTTCCTGTGTTTCCAAGTTCAAATCTAATGCTTTTTAGCAAAAGTAGCTTCCAAGTGCCTGTTCCAATTTCCAAAGGCCCCATCTCCAAAACTTTACCATATGACTCTGAGGAAGAAGTTTCTACCATATGACACTGGGAGAGGAGGCACATTCAAACTGTACAAAAGACCTCTTTCCCTACCTTAGCTGCATCCAAGTGATGCTGTGAGCCTTCATTTACTCCATCTGTATGGctgagctggaaaaaaaaaagtgtggtctTTGGGAATGGGGACAGAGTGACAGAGGGATGCTGGGATGAGAAGGCTAGGAATGATATATATGGGGAGCTAGGGTTTATGGTGGTGTGGAGGGTGGTTAAGATGTCCAAGTATAAGGGGTGCTGCTGTAAGGTGATGGCCCATACCGGAAGTACAGGGACCCTGCTGCAGTTAGGGAGCTCAGCCATACAGATTTAGTGGTTTTAACCAAAAGGGATGATCTAGATGGTTTGCATTCAATGCCGCCCCCCAACTACCACAAACCCAACTGTTGCTGCTTTGTCTCTGGTTGCTTTCAGAATATGTCCTTTATTCCCTCACTTGGCTGAGTCCCTCAGTTTTGTTCCTGTGTGTGTCATTTGTTGAATTTCATGCCTATTTGTGCCCTCAGGTTTTCTCCTCTGTTCTTGGACAGCATGGTGATTTCCTTAGATCCCCCTCCTTTAGGGGTGGTAGCAAGGGTACCTGAACGAAGCTGTGCAGGCCCAGTCCTCGGGTGTTCCCTAGGACCAATGGGGGTACACAGCTGCCCATCCACCCCTAGAATTCCTCTTTCACCCACTGGTTCTACATCATCCTTTCCCATCCATGCCCCAGAGGGCCCCTGCTAAAAAACCTCCCTACCTCTCCCATCCTCTTGGAGCAACCCTCTTGGGCCACCCTCTGTCCTTTGATAAGGCCTCTCCTGTTCCCAAGAGATGTTTTCACAAACTCCCAGGGTCTTACCATGCATGCAGTTGTGTGTTATCCACATCTCCACATATTTATTTACTACATTTAGGGAGACAAACACATATCACCTTAGAGGCCAAGATTCACTTACATTAACATGTCACTAAAATCTCTTGTAGGGTGTGTGCGTCATGAAAAGTCACCATTTCAGTGCAAGGAGCCTCTGATCCCCAGCCTGGCTTCTGGATAGCTTCAGTGTTCATGCTGGTCTGGGAACAGAATCCGAGCCCTGCACAGGCTGGTGCATCCATCTCAAAGCTCCCTGATCTGTCTggccttcttttcctcctattgctGGCATTGGCAggctttaaaagaaatttatttatttattgttgtgtgCATGCTCTTATGTGTGAATGAAAGCTCttttatttgctgaataaaatgaaaatggccACAGAAACCATTTCTGCAAGCTGGAGCAAAGGGAACTGGCCTGTTAGCTTCCACTTCTTGGTCAGA
This window contains:
- the Rnf187 gene encoding E3 ubiquitin-protein ligase RNF187 isoform X1 → MALPAEAVCALCQRAPREPVRADCGHRFCRACVVRFWAEEDGPFPCPECADDCWQRAVEPSRPPLSRRLLALEEAAAAPARDGPASEAALQLLCREDGDPLCAACRTAAGPEPPEWEPRWRKALRGKENKGSVEIMRKDLNDARDLHGQAESAAAVWKGHVMDRRKKALTDYKKLRAFFAEEEEHFLREAEKDEGAPEDEELVDPAERFRSLLQAVSELEKKHRNLGLSMLLQGMSRANQAVSRL
- the Rnf187 gene encoding E3 ubiquitin-protein ligase RNF187 isoform X2, coding for MALPAEAVCALCQRAPREPVRADCGHRFCRACVVRFWAEEDGPFPCPECADDCWQRAVEPSRPPLSRRLLALEEAAAAPARDGPASEAALQLLCREDGDPLCAACRTAAGPEPPEWEPRWRKALRGKENKGSVEIMRKDLNDARDLHGQAESAAAVWKGHVMDRRKKALTDYKKLRAFFAEEEEHFLREAEKDEGAPEDEELVDPAERFRSLLQAVSELEKKHRNLGLSMLLQLSVAIRSS
- the Rnf187 gene encoding E3 ubiquitin-protein ligase RNF187 isoform X3 translates to MALPAEAVCALCQRAPREPVRADCGHRFCRACVVRFWAEEDGPFPCPECADDCWQRAVEPSRPPLSRRLLALEEAAAAPARDGPASEAALQLLCREDGDPLCAACRTAAGPEPPEWEPRWRKALRGKENKGSVEIMRKDLNDARDLHGQAESAAAVWKGHVMDRRKKALTDYKKLRAFFAEEEEHFLREAEKDEGAPEDEELVDPAERFRSLLQAVSELEKKHRNLGLSMLLQ